In Thermoanaerobacterium xylanolyticum LX-11, the genomic window ATCCTCCAAAATCCAGAGCTGGCAAAGGGACTTGAACCCTTGACCTGTTGATTACGAATCAACTGCTCTACCGACTGAGCTATGCCAGCACCACACTAATATAATATATCATGAAAATTGATTTTTATCAAGTATCTATTTTGATAAAACGAAAGTGTAAATTAGAAAATTACTAATGTAATTTATAAATAGATTAATACAAAATAGATAATTATTATTGGTTGATAAAAAATGTTCGATTTCTTGACTTTTAAAATTTAAAGTATCATAATAGATATTGGGATAATTATAAATGAATTAAAAATCAGAGGGGGTCTATATAGATGAAAACTAATTTTACTTATTTTATGCCAACAGAAATTATTTTTGGACCAGGTACACTGGAAAAGTTGGCTACCGTTAAATTGCCGGGCAAGAAAGCCTTATTGGTCATAGGTAATGGCAATTCAATGAGAAAGCATGGTTATCTGGATAGAGTTGTTAATTACTTAAAGCAAAATGGTGTTGATTATGTCGTTTATGATAAGATATTACCTAATCCAATCGCAGAGCATGTTGCGGAGGGAGCAAAAGTAGCAAAGGACAATGGATGCGATTTTGTCATAGGATTAGGAGGCGGTAGCACAATAGATTCATCAAAAGCAATAGCTGTGATGGCTAAGAATACAGGTGATTATTGGGATTATGTTTCAGGTGGCAGCGGAAAAGGAATGGAAGTTAAAAATGGTGCATTGCCTATCGTTGCTATTCCTACGACTGCCGGTACTGGCACAGAGTCTGATCCGTGGGCTGTCGTGACAAAGACAGAGACAAATGAGAAGATTGGGTTTGGATGTAAGTATACATATCCTACACTTTCCATCGTTGATCCTGAATTGATGGTTTCAATTCCACCGAAATTTACTGCTTATCAAGGCATGGATGCATTTTTCCACTCTGTGGAAGGATATTTGGCAACTGTCAACCAGCCAGGAAGTGATGTTTTAGCACTTCAATCCATAAGTCTTATTACTGAGAATCTTCCTAAAGCTGTAGAAGATGGCAGTGATATTGAGGCTCGCACAGCGTTAGCGTGGGCAAGTACTGCTGCAGGTATAGTAGAATCATTGTCATCATGCATTTCCCATCATTCGTTAGAACATGCTTTAAGTGCATACCATCCAGAGATACCACATGGTGCTGGACTTATAATGCTTTCGGTGTCTTACTTTAGCTTCATGGCTTCAAAAGCTCCTGAAAGGTTTGTAGATATAGCAAGAGCAATGGGCGAGGAGATAGTTGGAGATACTGTAGAAGAACAAGCCATGTGTTTTATAAACGGTCTTAAAAAATTGATTAAAAATATAGGAATGGAAGATTTAAGTTTGTCAAGCTTTGGAGTAACTGAGGATGAAGCTACAAAATTAGGGAAAAATGCTATGGATACAATGGGTGGCTTGTTTAATGTGGATCCATACAAGCTATCATTAGATGAGGTAGTATCCATATACAAAAATTGTTTCTAACTGTGTTTAAAAGCCGACTTAGGAATAAAGGCGGCTTTTTGCTCTTATTAAAGAGATAATTTCCTATCTATACTTGACAATATGTTATATTTATTATAAAATAAAAAAGTCGTTGCTGAAATTAGCAGATAATTTTGGAGGGATACCCAAGTGGCTAAAGGGGGCAGACTGTAAATCTGTTGGCATTGCCTTCGATGGTTCGAATCCATCTCCCTCCACCATTGTGACCCATTAGCTCAGTCGGCAGAGCACCTGCCTTTTAAGCAGGGTGTCCCGCGTTCGAATCGCGGATGGGTCACCATTTTTACTTTAAGAAGATATGGATGAGAGGAGCTTTGAAGCTCCTTTATTTTATTTTTAGTGTTACAAATTTCACTATTTTACGATATAATTTATATATGATTAAGTTCGAGAGGAGTTTTAAAATGTTAATGAGAAAGTTGACTGAGGCTGAAGAAAACTTATTAAAAAAGTTCGTTACTAATTTATATGGGCCTGTTTATTTTATACATTCACTGCCAGAATTTATAATACCTCCTATTAATTCAAAGGTAAGCAGAAAAGACACCAGTTGGAGGTTAAACATATTAGAATCGTTGACATCGGGGGATCTTGATATAAGTGATTTTTTAACGACATCAGATATTCCACTTGATGAGGCAATGCAAAAGGCAAAAGCTTTTCATGAAAAATGGGTGGAAAGATTCGGACATTCGTCTATAGCAGAGCAGAATTTGATGCACTTGTGCATAGAAGATACTTCCAGATTTTTGTCCGGCGATATAGAATTGATGAATAAAAGACCGTCTTACATAGAGTGGAGCCAGAGATATCAAAGACCTAATAGGGATAGATTTGTAATACCCCCGGAACTTGAAAATTATCCGGAGTTAAAAGAGAAATTTATAAAAGTATGGAATGTATCTTTTGACGCATATGAGACGCTTGTAAGTAAACTCACTGATTATTTGAAGTTAACTGTTGAGAAGAATAAACATGAAAGCGATAAAGCATATATGGGGAGGATAAGCAAGATAGCTTTTGAGGATGCCAGATACGCTTTGCTGCTGTCTGCAAAGACCAGCTTTGCTGTGGCGTTAAATGCCCTTGATTTGCAAGATATAGTCAGAAAATTGCAATCCCATGGCACAAAAGAAGCAGAAATACTGGCAAGAAATATAATTGACGAGGCAGAAAAAATTGCGCCAAGCATGATGAGGCATTTGAGCCCATCTAAATATCAATTGACTGTAAATAAAGAGATGGAAGATTTAGTCAATGGATATGATTTAGAGAATGCTTCCGTGGATTCAGATGTTGAGTTGATTGATTTCACAGGTAAAAACGGTGATATGACTTTCCTTGATATACTGACTATGCATATTATTTTTTCTTACACAGGGAAACCACT contains:
- a CDS encoding iron-containing alcohol dehydrogenase, which produces MKTNFTYFMPTEIIFGPGTLEKLATVKLPGKKALLVIGNGNSMRKHGYLDRVVNYLKQNGVDYVVYDKILPNPIAEHVAEGAKVAKDNGCDFVIGLGGGSTIDSSKAIAVMAKNTGDYWDYVSGGSGKGMEVKNGALPIVAIPTTAGTGTESDPWAVVTKTETNEKIGFGCKYTYPTLSIVDPELMVSIPPKFTAYQGMDAFFHSVEGYLATVNQPGSDVLALQSISLITENLPKAVEDGSDIEARTALAWASTAAGIVESLSSCISHHSLEHALSAYHPEIPHGAGLIMLSVSYFSFMASKAPERFVDIARAMGEEIVGDTVEEQAMCFINGLKKLIKNIGMEDLSLSSFGVTEDEATKLGKNAMDTMGGLFNVDPYKLSLDEVVSIYKNCF
- a CDS encoding FAD-dependent thymidylate synthase, translating into MLMRKLTEAEENLLKKFVTNLYGPVYFIHSLPEFIIPPINSKVSRKDTSWRLNILESLTSGDLDISDFLTTSDIPLDEAMQKAKAFHEKWVERFGHSSIAEQNLMHLCIEDTSRFLSGDIELMNKRPSYIEWSQRYQRPNRDRFVIPPELENYPELKEKFIKVWNVSFDAYETLVSKLTDYLKLTVEKNKHESDKAYMGRISKIAFEDARYALLLSAKTSFAVALNALDLQDIVRKLQSHGTKEAEILARNIIDEAEKIAPSMMRHLSPSKYQLTVNKEMEDLVNGYDLENASVDSDVELIDFTGKNGDMTFLDILTMHIIFSYTGKPLERIKDLVMKLGMEEKAIIVKSASSKMDQFDHLIEPFRSVRYKFQLRLSEAAWHQLLRHRMINFNAYKPTIENGYTVPPNIEKAGCTDVLKRAIDEAEKLYLELHEKLPETSSYVVTNAHKRIVLMDTDLWAFDHYANLRCTPEAQWDIRNISFKMLDLIKESTPEVAEFLARRKQS